A single region of the Brassica rapa cultivar Chiifu-401-42 chromosome A03, CAAS_Brap_v3.01, whole genome shotgun sequence genome encodes:
- the LOC103857526 gene encoding uncharacterized protein LOC103857526 isoform X1: protein MSGKKSYNGITDIPSGSRKMVQSLKEIVNCCPEAEIYAVLKDCNMDPNEAVNRLLSQDPFHEVKSKKEKKKENRDILDSRPRGYSNSYNRGSRGGSDRYAGGPGRSGATSFSSSESRSFQGKTSNKRESEKETYAASFSSTSGVSSHHQIPHSDSVAVDSKTATVGSGGRISSSQPVSGQQTAWFGAAGQMSMADIVKMGRPHNKTANSQKNHEHEIAANQHVPVKDQWPSIEKPMAAASTASVSVAPTESEICSGPADYQSSRGDQQLKGQWEDTQLADNGPCGNLGRDQIQADTVACGVVPEDESGVSSEFDDAPYRHETTQNHPVEHQKDEDNVSSVAANLQELSIENHDKHSSHDEVRPDVLIPDHLLVYTEECSHLSFGSFGSRPLNNNNLEEASDVAPQIEHSDARNTEFYGDEPLGSMSNGNTVHASTAENYNDSSESQGEDLLPENPETAHQENQYSVAQSDQEYAYENAKQQMNTAFDASQASMHNQMQNLTSLTNVMQGYTNSIPNTLLAQTAQSARELELQYTTFPGAQSMPSRSNDSSLGGQSISMPEALRDGGGIQTTQPSQQNLPGANIATQQLPMHPYSQHTVPLTHFANMMSYPLMPQSYPYMPFAGNSPYHPSLAALLPQYKNNVLASNLPQSATSAPISSAYGFGNSSSVGALNQQQQQAAPSGATLSYEDIMSLQYKHNSHLLSLQQQQQQQQHQNDNSPLWVHGPGSQTMSGVQSNAYYNLQAQQQAQQLRQAQQQAQQQHGSLGYPNYYQSQTGMSMEHQQQNPREGGSQGQPSKQTQQQHLWQNSY, encoded by the exons ATGAGCGGCAAGAAAAGCTATAATGGGATAACTGATATCCCGTCAGGGTCGAGGAAGATGGTACAAAGCTTGAAAGAGATTGTGAACTGCTGCCCTGAGGCAGAGATCTATGCCGTGCTCAAAGACTGTAACATGGATCCTAATGAAGCCGTTAATCGCCTCCTCTCCCAAG ATCCTTTTCATGAGGTTAAgagcaaaaaagaaaagaagaaagag AATAGGGATATACTGGATTCCCGGCCACGAGGGTACAGTAACAGTTACAACCGTGGGAGTAGAGGTGGTTCTGATCGTTATGCTGGAGGACCTGGAAGAAGTGGAGCTACCTCTTTCAGCTCTAGTG AGTCGAGAAGTTTTCAAGGAAAAACTTCAAACAAGAGAGAGAGCGAGAAGGAGACTTATGCagcttctttttcttctacGTCTGGAGTATCCAGCCACCATCAGATACCACACAG TGATTCCGTTGCTGTGGACAGTAAAACGGCAACTGTTGGCTCGGGTGGTAGGATATCATCATCGCAGCCTGTTTCTGGACAGCAAACTGCATGGTTTGGAGCTGCAGGTCAGATGTCTATGGCTGATATTGTGAAGATGGGTAGACCTCATAACAAAACAGCCAACTCTCAGAAAAATCACGAGCATGAAATTGCCGCAAATCAACATGTACCTGTAAAAGATCAATGGCCCTCGATTGAGAAGCCAATGGCTGCTGCTAGCACTGCTTCTGTATCAGTGGCACCAACTGAGTCAGAGATATGCAGTGGTCCAGCAGATTATCAGTCCAGTAGAGGAGATCAACAACTGAAGGGCCAATGGGAAGATACACAGTTAGCAGATAATGGTCCCTGTGGAAATCTTGGAAGAGATCAGATTCAGGCTGACACTGTCGCTTGTGGAGTTGTTCCAGAAGATGAATCTGGAGTGTCATCTGAGTTTGATGATGCTCCATACAGACACGAAACAACGCAGAACCATCCTGTTGAGCACCAGAAAG ATGAAGATAATGTTTCGTCTGTTGCTGCCAACCTTCAAGAATTAAGCATAGAGAACCATGATAAACACTCCTCCCATGATGAGGTTAGACCTGATGTCTTAATTCCAGATCATCTTCTAGTCTATACAGAAGAATGCTCACACTTAAGCTTTGGAAGTTTCGGATCAAGACCTTTGAACAACAACAACTTAGAAGAGGCATCTGATGTAGCTCCACAGATTGAACATTCTGATGCTAG AAACACCGAGTTCTATGGAGATGAACCTCTAGGAAGCATGTCCAATGGAAATACGGTCCATGCGTCTACTGCAGAAAATTACAATGATTCTTCAGAATCTCAGGGAGAGGATTTGTTGCCAGAAAATCCTGAAACCGCTCATCAGGAGAACCAGTACTCCGTTGCTCAATCCGATCAAGAGTATGCATATGAAAACGCCAAGCAGCAGATGAATACTGCGTTTGATGCTTCACAGGCGAGCATGCATAACCAGATGCAGAATCTTACCTCTTTAACAAATGTAATG CAAGGGTATACAAACTCTATTCCAAACACTCTATTGGCACAGACAGCACAAAGTGCGAGGGAGCTTGAGCTTCAGTACACGACTTTCCCAGGGGCACAGTCCATGCCATCAAGAAGCAACGATTCCTCACTAGGTGGCCAAAGCATTTCTATGCCAGAG GCACTCAGAGATGGTGGTGGTATTCAAACAACGCAGCCAAGCCAGCAGAACTTACCCGGTGCTAATATTGCTACTCAACAGCTACCAATGCATCCATACTCTCAGCATACTGTGCCTCTAACTCACTTTGCCAACATGATGAGTTATCCTTTGATGCCTCAGAGCTACCCATACATGCCATTTGCTGGTAATAGCCCATACCACCCGTCACTGGCCGCTTTGCTTCCGCAGTACAAAAACAACGTCTTAGCCAGTAATTTGCCTCAGTCAGCAACTTCTGCCCCCATCTCCTCCGCGTATGGGTTTGGGAATTCAAGCAGTGTTGGAGCTCttaaccaacaacaacaacaggcAGCTCCTTCTGGGGCAACACTTAGTTATGAAGACATCATGAGTCTACAATACAAACACAACAGCCATCTCTTGTCActtcagcaacaacaacaacaacaacaacatcag AATGATAACTCGCCTTTATGGGTTCATGGACCTGGTTCTCAAACAATGTCTGGTGTCCAGAGCAATGCCTACTACAACCTTCAAGCACAACAGCAAGCTCAGCAACTTCGACAAGCTCAGCAACAGGCGCAGCAGCAACATGGATCGCTCGGTTACCCTAACTACTATCAGTCACAGACCGGAATGTCAATGGAGCACCAACAGCAAAACCCAAGGGAGGGTGGCTCGCAAGGCCAACCTTCAAAGCAAACTCAGCAGCAGCACCTCTGGCAAAACTCTTACTAG
- the LOC103857526 gene encoding uncharacterized protein LOC103857526 isoform X2, whose translation MSGKKSYNGITDIPSGSRKMVQSLKEIVNCCPEAEIYAVLKDCNMDPNEAVNRLLSQDPFHEVKSKKEKKKENRDILDSRPRGYSNSYNRGSRGGSDRYAGGPGRSGATSFSSSESRSFQGKTSNKRESEKETYAASFSSTSGVSSHHQIPHSDSVAVDSKTATVGSGGRISSSQPVSGQQTAWFGAAGQMSMADIVKMGRPHNKTANSQKNHEHEIAANQHVPVKDQWPSIEKPMAAASTASVSVAPTESEICSGPADYQSSRGDQQLKGQWEDTQLADNGPCGNLGRDQIQADTVACGVVPEDESGVSSEFDDAPYRHETTQNHPVEHQKDEDNVSSVAANLQELSIENHDKHSSHDEVRPDVLIPDHLLVYTEECSHLSFGSFGSRPLNNNNLEEASDVAPQIEHSDARNTEFYGDEPLGSMSNGNTVHASTAENYNDSSESQGEDLLPENPETAHQENQYSVAQSDQEYAYENAKQQMNTAFDASQASMHNQMQNLTSLTNVMQGYTNSIPNTLLAQTAQSARELELQYTTFPGAQSMPSRSNDSSLGGQSISMPEALRDGGGIQTTQPSQQNLPGANIATQQLPMHPYSQHTVPLTHFANMMSYPLMPQSYPYMPFAGNSPYHPSLAALLPQYKNNVLASNLPQSATSAPISSAYGFGNSSSVGALNQQQQQAAPSGATLSYEDIMSLQYKHNSHLLSLQQQQQQQQNDNSPLWVHGPGSQTMSGVQSNAYYNLQAQQQAQQLRQAQQQAQQQHGSLGYPNYYQSQTGMSMEHQQQNPREGGSQGQPSKQTQQQHLWQNSY comes from the exons ATGAGCGGCAAGAAAAGCTATAATGGGATAACTGATATCCCGTCAGGGTCGAGGAAGATGGTACAAAGCTTGAAAGAGATTGTGAACTGCTGCCCTGAGGCAGAGATCTATGCCGTGCTCAAAGACTGTAACATGGATCCTAATGAAGCCGTTAATCGCCTCCTCTCCCAAG ATCCTTTTCATGAGGTTAAgagcaaaaaagaaaagaagaaagag AATAGGGATATACTGGATTCCCGGCCACGAGGGTACAGTAACAGTTACAACCGTGGGAGTAGAGGTGGTTCTGATCGTTATGCTGGAGGACCTGGAAGAAGTGGAGCTACCTCTTTCAGCTCTAGTG AGTCGAGAAGTTTTCAAGGAAAAACTTCAAACAAGAGAGAGAGCGAGAAGGAGACTTATGCagcttctttttcttctacGTCTGGAGTATCCAGCCACCATCAGATACCACACAG TGATTCCGTTGCTGTGGACAGTAAAACGGCAACTGTTGGCTCGGGTGGTAGGATATCATCATCGCAGCCTGTTTCTGGACAGCAAACTGCATGGTTTGGAGCTGCAGGTCAGATGTCTATGGCTGATATTGTGAAGATGGGTAGACCTCATAACAAAACAGCCAACTCTCAGAAAAATCACGAGCATGAAATTGCCGCAAATCAACATGTACCTGTAAAAGATCAATGGCCCTCGATTGAGAAGCCAATGGCTGCTGCTAGCACTGCTTCTGTATCAGTGGCACCAACTGAGTCAGAGATATGCAGTGGTCCAGCAGATTATCAGTCCAGTAGAGGAGATCAACAACTGAAGGGCCAATGGGAAGATACACAGTTAGCAGATAATGGTCCCTGTGGAAATCTTGGAAGAGATCAGATTCAGGCTGACACTGTCGCTTGTGGAGTTGTTCCAGAAGATGAATCTGGAGTGTCATCTGAGTTTGATGATGCTCCATACAGACACGAAACAACGCAGAACCATCCTGTTGAGCACCAGAAAG ATGAAGATAATGTTTCGTCTGTTGCTGCCAACCTTCAAGAATTAAGCATAGAGAACCATGATAAACACTCCTCCCATGATGAGGTTAGACCTGATGTCTTAATTCCAGATCATCTTCTAGTCTATACAGAAGAATGCTCACACTTAAGCTTTGGAAGTTTCGGATCAAGACCTTTGAACAACAACAACTTAGAAGAGGCATCTGATGTAGCTCCACAGATTGAACATTCTGATGCTAG AAACACCGAGTTCTATGGAGATGAACCTCTAGGAAGCATGTCCAATGGAAATACGGTCCATGCGTCTACTGCAGAAAATTACAATGATTCTTCAGAATCTCAGGGAGAGGATTTGTTGCCAGAAAATCCTGAAACCGCTCATCAGGAGAACCAGTACTCCGTTGCTCAATCCGATCAAGAGTATGCATATGAAAACGCCAAGCAGCAGATGAATACTGCGTTTGATGCTTCACAGGCGAGCATGCATAACCAGATGCAGAATCTTACCTCTTTAACAAATGTAATG CAAGGGTATACAAACTCTATTCCAAACACTCTATTGGCACAGACAGCACAAAGTGCGAGGGAGCTTGAGCTTCAGTACACGACTTTCCCAGGGGCACAGTCCATGCCATCAAGAAGCAACGATTCCTCACTAGGTGGCCAAAGCATTTCTATGCCAGAG GCACTCAGAGATGGTGGTGGTATTCAAACAACGCAGCCAAGCCAGCAGAACTTACCCGGTGCTAATATTGCTACTCAACAGCTACCAATGCATCCATACTCTCAGCATACTGTGCCTCTAACTCACTTTGCCAACATGATGAGTTATCCTTTGATGCCTCAGAGCTACCCATACATGCCATTTGCTGGTAATAGCCCATACCACCCGTCACTGGCCGCTTTGCTTCCGCAGTACAAAAACAACGTCTTAGCCAGTAATTTGCCTCAGTCAGCAACTTCTGCCCCCATCTCCTCCGCGTATGGGTTTGGGAATTCAAGCAGTGTTGGAGCTCttaaccaacaacaacaacaggcAGCTCCTTCTGGGGCAACACTTAGTTATGAAGACATCATGAGTCTACAATACAAACACAACAGCCATCTCTTGTCActtcagcaacaacaacaacaaca GCAGAATGATAACTCGCCTTTATGGGTTCATGGACCTGGTTCTCAAACAATGTCTGGTGTCCAGAGCAATGCCTACTACAACCTTCAAGCACAACAGCAAGCTCAGCAACTTCGACAAGCTCAGCAACAGGCGCAGCAGCAACATGGATCGCTCGGTTACCCTAACTACTATCAGTCACAGACCGGAATGTCAATGGAGCACCAACAGCAAAACCCAAGGGAGGGTGGCTCGCAAGGCCAACCTTCAAAGCAAACTCAGCAGCAGCACCTCTGGCAAAACTCTTACTAG